Proteins encoded within one genomic window of Rubripirellula tenax:
- a CDS encoding flagellar basal body L-ring protein FlgH, with translation MNERIFRKRIVLAWIAVAAFASLAMSQPAAAQNSSLMHAPMPPAAMLPRPAGGPPSITAMGELNANPLAPAPTNPGDASTRETAPRQYSAGERMPGSYSERPLVMIDRASWTFQPAPPVRVFQKNDVVTIRVDELTRVMADGAANQRKQTLYEAILTDWIKLSNFRLRPDPQGNGDPTIATESNTNYRAQSSIQSRESMTFNIAATVVDIRPNGLLVLEARKAIRNNDNLWETSLTGVCRAQDIAPDNVVLSKDLIDLEIRKEDQGHLRDGYKRGWLARWIDRVKPF, from the coding sequence ATGAACGAACGAATCTTCCGAAAACGCATTGTGTTGGCATGGATAGCCGTGGCGGCATTTGCTTCGCTCGCGATGTCCCAACCCGCTGCGGCGCAAAACAGTTCGCTGATGCACGCACCGATGCCGCCCGCTGCCATGTTGCCTCGCCCAGCCGGCGGTCCGCCATCGATTACCGCGATGGGAGAACTGAATGCGAACCCGTTGGCGCCCGCACCAACGAATCCCGGCGATGCTTCGACACGAGAAACCGCCCCTCGACAATACTCGGCTGGCGAACGGATGCCCGGATCGTACAGCGAGCGTCCGCTGGTGATGATCGACCGTGCCAGTTGGACCTTTCAACCCGCGCCACCTGTTCGAGTTTTCCAAAAGAACGACGTGGTCACCATTCGTGTCGACGAATTGACACGCGTGATGGCCGATGGCGCCGCCAATCAACGCAAGCAAACGCTTTACGAGGCAATCCTTACCGATTGGATCAAGCTTTCAAACTTTCGACTTCGCCCCGACCCACAGGGCAACGGCGACCCGACCATTGCCACCGAATCAAACACCAACTACCGCGCCCAATCGTCGATCCAATCCCGCGAATCGATGACGTTCAACATCGCCGCGACGGTGGTCGACATTCGACCAAACGGCTTGCTGGTTCTTGAAGCCCGCAAAGCGATTCGAAACAATGATAACCTTTGGGAAACGTCGCTGACCGGCGTTTGCCGCGCGCAGGATATTGCACCGGACAATGTGGTGCTTAGCAAAGATCTGATCGACTTGGAAATTCGCAAAGAAGACCAAGGTCATCTGCGAGACGGTTACAAGCGAGGCTGGTTGGCCCGTTGGATCGACCGCGTCAAACCGTTTTAA
- a CDS encoding flagellar basal body P-ring protein FlgI, producing the protein MINSSIVRCALFAIGLAMASRMCEGAGLKLGDICRVKGQETNTLQGLGLVVGLRGTGDSDAAPTARALARMMQLMGGPMGIDRTGNLDLEDVSEARNVAMVFVTAKLSNVGAQPGDLVDVTVNAINAKSLAGGTLMLTPMLGPRADNPTVYAMAQGRLSVSLDGPATAAIVQGGAKMEAAVTASFQQDGKITLVLEKDFASFDTAQRIEDEINSLSSLTLGDPADASGRSTQTRARAIDQLHIEVSIPDLYRENPIKFISFLLSTTIQIAGHSSRVVINERDGVVVIGKDVEIAPVLVTHRSLRIEAGGSGGFVQVGDANDVPANAKLKSLADALNALDVPAEDLIAIIKTLKRKGDLYGEVVFQ; encoded by the coding sequence ATGATCAACTCTTCGATCGTCCGTTGCGCGTTGTTCGCGATCGGCTTGGCAATGGCAAGCCGAATGTGTGAAGGCGCGGGACTAAAACTGGGCGATATATGCCGCGTCAAAGGCCAAGAAACCAACACCCTTCAAGGCTTGGGTTTGGTCGTCGGTTTGCGTGGCACCGGTGATTCCGATGCCGCGCCAACGGCGCGAGCTCTTGCCCGGATGATGCAACTGATGGGCGGGCCAATGGGCATCGATCGCACCGGCAACTTGGACCTGGAAGATGTTTCCGAAGCACGCAACGTCGCCATGGTGTTTGTTACCGCGAAACTTAGCAATGTCGGTGCCCAACCGGGTGACCTTGTCGACGTGACCGTCAATGCGATCAATGCAAAGAGCTTGGCGGGCGGGACGCTGATGCTGACGCCCATGTTAGGTCCGCGAGCGGACAACCCAACGGTCTACGCGATGGCCCAAGGACGACTGAGCGTTTCGCTTGACGGGCCGGCAACAGCGGCGATCGTCCAGGGTGGCGCGAAGATGGAGGCCGCTGTTACCGCCAGCTTTCAACAGGACGGCAAGATCACGCTGGTCCTTGAAAAAGACTTTGCCAGCTTTGACACCGCCCAAAGGATCGAAGACGAAATCAACAGCCTGTCATCGCTGACACTTGGCGATCCGGCGGATGCCTCGGGACGGTCCACGCAAACACGCGCTCGCGCGATCGATCAACTGCACATCGAAGTTTCGATCCCAGATTTGTATCGCGAGAACCCCATCAAATTCATTTCGTTTCTGCTCAGCACGACCATTCAAATCGCGGGTCATTCGTCTCGCGTCGTGATCAACGAACGCGATGGCGTGGTGGTGATAGGAAAGGACGTAGAGATCGCCCCCGTCTTGGTAACCCACCGCAGTCTGCGGATCGAAGCGGGCGGCAGTGGCGGGTTTGTCCAAGTCGGTGACGCCAACGATGTTCCGGCCAACGCGAAGCTAAAGAGTTTGGCCGACGCGCTCAACGCGCTCGACGTACCCGCCGAGGACCTGATCGCAATCATCAAGACACTGAAACGAAAAGGTGACTTGTACGGCGAAGTGGTTTTCCAGTAG
- a CDS encoding rod-binding protein has product MDLRSVGPSSMPSLSSAPLSSMQPAASAPDLSGEPSELREAFTDFVGQTLFGSMLTSMRKTVGKPAYMHGGRTEEVFQEQMDQHIVEDLTKSSAHSIADPMFDLFNMQRRS; this is encoded by the coding sequence ATGGACCTTCGCTCGGTCGGACCATCATCGATGCCATCGCTTTCGTCGGCACCATTATCGTCGATGCAACCCGCTGCATCGGCACCCGATTTGTCGGGCGAACCGTCCGAGTTGCGGGAAGCGTTTACCGACTTCGTCGGCCAGACTTTGTTCGGCAGCATGCTGACGTCGATGCGAAAGACGGTCGGCAAACCGGCCTACATGCACGGCGGGCGAACCGAAGAAGTGTTCCAGGAACAAATGGACCAACACATCGTGGAAGACTTGACCAAGTCGTCGGCGCACTCGATCGCCGATCCGATGTTTGATCTCTTTAACATGCAACGGAGATCATGA